A DNA window from Hordeum vulgare subsp. vulgare chromosome 1H, MorexV3_pseudomolecules_assembly, whole genome shotgun sequence contains the following coding sequences:
- the LOC123451056 gene encoding putative glucose-6-phosphate 1-epimerase: MSMGRYAGSTDPEAGNGAVLLHSPTGATARVSLHGGQVVSWRNDRGDELLFTSSKAIVKPPKAMRGGIPICFPQFGNCGTLERHGFARNRMWSLDEEHPALSRSDSGSKSFVDLILKTSEEDLKSWPHSFEFRLRISLTKDGDLSLVSRIRNVNGKPFSFSFAYHTYLSVSDISEVRIEGLETLDYLDNLSQRERHTEQGDAITFESEVDRVYVSSPNVIAVLDHEKKRTFVIRKDGLPDTVVWNPWEKKAKTMADFGDEEYKQTLCVDAAAAERPITLRPGEEWTGRLELSAVPSTNCSDHLDQPGIM, from the exons ATGAGCATGGGGCGCTACGCGGGCTCCACGGATCCGGAGGCGGGGAACGGGGCCGTCCTGCTCCACTCGCCCACCGGGGCCACCGCGCGG GTGAGCCTGCACGGCGGGCAGGTCGTCTCCTGGAGGAACGACCGCGGCGACGAGCTCCTCTTCACCAGCAGCAAG GCAATCGTGAAGCCGCCAAAGGCGATGCGTGGCGGGATTCCAATATGCTTCCCACAG TTTGGGAACTGCGGGACCTTGGAGCGACATGGATTTGCGAGGAATAGGATGTGGTCCCTCGATGAGGAGCATCCAGCATTGAGTCGTAGTGACAGTGGCAGCAAATCTTTTGTTGACCTTATCCTAAAGACATCTGAAGAAGACCTCAAGAGCTGGCCACATAG ttTCGAGTTCCGTCTGAGAATCTCTCTCACAAAGGACGGTGACCTCTCACTAGTGTCGCGTATCAGAAACGTTAATGGCAAGCCATTCAGTTTCTCATTTGCCTACCACACATATCTCTCAGTTTCAGACATAAG CGAGGTGAGGATAGAAGGCTTGGAAACCCTCGATTATCTGGACAATCTCAGCCAGCGGGAACGCCATACTGAACAAGGAGACGCCATAACATTCGAATCAGAG GTAGACCGAGTGTACGTCAGCTCGCCAAACGTGATAGCGGTGCTCGACCATGAGAAGAAGCGCACCTTCGTCATCAGGAAGGATGGCCTCCCTGACACCG TGGTGTGGAACCCGTGGGAGAAGAAGGCGAAGACGATGGCGGACTTTGGCGACGAGGAGTACAAGCAGACGCTGTGCGTggacgcggcggcggcggagcggccCATCACGCTGAGGCCCGGGGAGGAGTGGACGGGGAGGCTGGAGCTCTCCGCCGTCCCGTCGACCAACTGCAGCGATCACCTCGATCAGCCCGGCATCATGTGA